In a single window of the Rhizoctonia solani chromosome 16, complete sequence genome:
- a CDS encoding cytochrome P450 family protein has product MSSVLQRARDFTTSAGIPVSTAISSFSSADAGSGLFAEVSGRTWLATGLAVAGSLLVLEQAVYRMKKKHLPGAKWTIPVIGKFADSLNPTLEGYKKQWDSGALSAVSVFNIFIVIASSNEYTRKIFNSPTFTEPCLVASAKQILLKENWVFLAGKAHSDYRRVLNQLFTRKALSMYLVHQDAISRKYFAEWLKNASVEHQDSMIPMRNLNMEASLRVFCGRHIPTEAAHEISDKYWLITKAMELVNFPLAIPGTKVWSAIQARKAAMVYLTDAARKSKIAMAAGQEPECLIDEWVKEMMTGDEKKKEYSNHEMAMVVLSFLFASQDAMSSAIIYLFQHLADYPEVLAKVREEQYRVRNGDVTKPLTLEMLDEMPYIRAVVKESLRLKPPVTMVPYMALKPFPISEDYTVPAGAMIIPSLYPSLHDADIYPDPGNFLPERWLDPESSANQNPRNYMVFGAGPHRCIGVEYTMMHLSTVMGTAAVLMDWDHKVTPDSNEVQMIATIFPKDGCLLKFTPRAN; this is encoded by the exons ATGTCGTCAGTTCTTCAAAGAGCGCGTGATTTCACTACTTCGGCTGGTATCCCAGTCAGTACGGCCATTTCGTCCTTCAGCTCTGCCGATGCTGGCTCTGGCCTGTTTGCCGAGGTCTCTGGTCGCACTTGGCTCGCTACTGGACTTGCGGTTGCTGGCTCCCTGCTAGTCCTTGAACAGGCAGTCTACCGTATGAAGAAAAAGCATCTCCCTGGTGCAAAATGGACAATCCCTGTCATCGGCAAGTTCGCTGATAGTTTAAATCCCACCCTTGAGGGGTACAAAAAGCAATGGGACTCTGGAGCATTGAGTGCTGTCAGCGTGTTCAACAT TTTTATTGTCATCGCGTCTTCAAATGAGTACACCCGAAAAATATTCAATAGCCCTACATTCACTGAGCCCTGCCTCGTTGCTTCGGCCAAGCAGATTTTGCTCAAGGAAAACTG GGTATTTTTGGCTGGTAAAGCCCATTCTGATTATCGTCGTGTATTGAACCAATTGTTTACCCGCAAGGCTCTTAG TATGTACCTGGTCCACCAGGACGCCATCAGCCGTAAATACTTCGCCGAGTGGCTAAAGAACGCAAGTGTTGAGCACCAGGACTCGATGATTCCTATGCGTAATCTTAACATGGAAGCCTCGCTCCGCGTCTTCTGCGGTCGTCACATTCCCACCGAGGCAGCTCACGAAATTAGTGACAAGTACTGGCTCATTACCAAGGCCATGGAGCTTGTCAACTTCCCTCTCGCTATCCCAGGGACTAAGGTCTGGAGTGCCATCCAGGCGCGTAAGGCCGCGATGGTTTACCTTACGGACGCCGCCCGTAAGAGCAAGATTGCCATGGCTGCCGGACAAGAGCCCGAGTGTTTGATTGATGAGTGGGTCAAAGAGATGATGACTGGCGACGAGAAAAAGAAGGAATATTCTAACCACGAGATGGCTATGGTCGTACTCTCGTTCCTATTCGCCTCTCAAGACGCAATGTCCAGTGCAATCATCTACTTGTTCCAACACTTGGCAGACTACCCAGAGGTCTTGGCGAAGGTCCGCGAGGAACAATACCGCGTGCGCAACGGCGATGTTACCAAGCCTTTAACTCTTGAAATGTTGGATGAGATGCCTTACATCCGAGCTGTTGTAAAGGAAAGCCTGCGTCTCAAGCCTCCCGTGACTATG GTTCCTTACATGGCTCTGAAGCCCTTCCCTATTTCTGAAGACTATACGGTGCCAGCAGGCGCAATGATCATCCCCTCCCTCTACCCTTCACTTCACGACGCAGATATTTACCCTGATCCCGGTAACTTCCTCCCTGAACGTTGGCTGGATCCCGAGAGCAGCGCCAACCAGAATCCTCGTAACTATATGGTATTCGGTGCCGGACCTCATCGATGTATTGGTGTCGAGTATACCATGATGCATCTTTCGACCGTAATGGGTACCGCCGCCGTTCTTATGGACTGGGATCACAAGGTCACCCCCGATAGCAACGAGGTTCAAATGATTGCAAC TATCTTTCCCAAAGATGGCTGCCTGTTGAAGTTCACTCCTCGTGCTAACTAG
- a CDS encoding phosphotyrosine protein phosphatase encodes MGHAVLEHEAKKRELPVVVDSAGTAAYHVGELPDERTVSTCKKAYTSIYSVPINHHARAVKSSDFKTFDYILASDNANLSNLKSMAPKDSTATIALFGAYGDNQPIADPYYGGISGFEKAFDQCVRYSNGFLDQVFGKKESVL; translated from the exons ATGGGTCATGCAGTTCTCGAACATGAAGCAAAGAAACGCGAGCTACCCGTTGTAGTCGATAGCGCG GGCACTGCAGCCTACCACGTTGGAGAACTTCCAGATGAAAG AACTGTGTCAACTTGCAAAAAGGCATATACATCAATT TATTCAGTTCCGATCAATCATCACGCGCGCGCAGTAAAATCGTCCGACTTCAAGACTTTTGACTATATTTTAGCCTCAGACAATGCG AATCTATCCAACTTGAAAAGCATGGCTCCAAAGGATTCAACAGCGACTATTGCCTTGTTCGGAGCGTATGGCGATAACCAACCCATCGCAGATCCCTACTACGGCGGGATT AGCGGGTTTGAGAAAGCATTCGATCAGTGTGTAAGATATAGTAATGGGTTCTTGGACCAGGTTTTTGGCAAAAAAGAGAGCGTGCTTTGA